The following DNA comes from Chitinophagales bacterium.
TCTATACACGAAATAAATACCCACGAGAATGACGGATAACAAAACTCCTTTCATGGCATAAACCTTATCAAAATAATTCAAGACAAGGAAGGTAAATAATCCTCCAAGCAATGATAGTTTTAGGATATCATCCTTTATTCCTTCACCATAATTTCCAAGTGCTTCTATATTATAGTAAGCAATTTGTAGATTATAAGCAAGCCCGATAGCCAGGCAGCCTAGAATAAAGCCAGTAATCATGTTATCTAGTTTTTCATACCCAATAATTCGTTTATAATTCATTTTTAAAAATATATTTGTTTGTATGGTTTGTATAGTTTATTTAGTTGTTCATTGGTAGCTATTCATTTTTAATTTAACTCCCAGTTATTGTGTATATAATTAATATTGTGATAGTTGGTGAGATCAAACTGGATAGGAACTATGGAAACATAATCATTAGCTAGTGCCCATTCATCCGTATCATGGCCTTCATCAAAGTTAACAAACCTACCCGTAAGCCAATAATAGTGTCCACCTCGTGGATCTTTGCGTTCTTCAAACTCCTCTACCCATTTTGCCTGCGCTTGTCTGCACACCCGATAACCCTTTAAGTTTTCAGCTTTTACTTTGGGTATGTTTACATTCAGCAGACTAGGCTTCGTCATTGGATGTTCTAGCATTTGTATAGTCAATTTGCGAGCTACAGACTTCGCTACTTCAAAATCAGCATCTAAATCATGATCACATAAGGAAAAACCTATAGAAGGAATCTCCTCAATAGCCGCCTCTACTGCTGCACTCATGGTTCCTGAATAAATAATATTGATAGAAGAATTAGAACCATGATTGATACCAGAAAGACAAATATCAGGTTTGCGATCTAAAATAACATCACGAGCAATTTTTACAGAATCTACCGGTGTACCGCTGCAGGCAAAACTACCCAAAATACCATCAAATCGCTGAATAGGTGTGAGGCGTATAGGTTCTTTGAGCGTCACAGCATGTCCCATACCACTCTGCGGCAGACTAGGAGCCACCACCACAACTTGGCCAAGGTCTTTCACTGCATCTATTAGACTTCGTATACCTTTTGAATAAATACTATCATCATTGGTGATTAGTATTAAAGGTCTATTCGGATCAGAAATTATTTTATGAATCATAATTGTAAAAATAAATAGAAATAGCATACTTAGCTGTTAATTGTTTTATCCCAAATTCCGCATTAGAAAATGAAGAATCGATTAAGAAATTGTATTTCAATCCCGTACGTAAGGGATTGAAACAAAATCTAAATCGTCCGAAGAACCCTCGGGACAACTAAATCATATAGTTCGCCACGTTGTGGCTTCTAATGATTAATTCGGGTTTAAAGTATTTTTTCTCTCTCAGCCAGAGCATTTATACTGGCACATACTAACTATGGTGCATTTAAACACTCTAATACCGTAAGCGTATTAGTATTAGTCCAATGTCGCATGGCTCATTGCACTAAACAAATACAGCTACGGGATTTACCATAGCAAGGTTTTAAAATGGGTTGGACCATTTTAAAACCGCTATTGGTATAACTTAAAATCGCATTTTTCAATGTATATCTGCATTATATTATCATTTTATGAACTATTTATGATTAAATAGCTAGATGAAAAATGGTGGAATTTTAATGCTTACATTCTGCACTCAAGCTTTTAATTCCTTAATAATCTCTACATTTTTTTGTTTTTCAAACTACCTATGAGTCGAACATCAGTGTAGTAAGTAGGAATAGATAGAGTTTAAAAGCAAACCAAAGTTAGGTTGTCTAGCATGATTAAAGTAGATTTTAGCGAAAAAAACTCTAAATATTCAGCGAATTATCTATCTTAGTCATCAAATTCTAATTCTATGCAAAAATTATTATTGTGCATGTTATTCATTGGCATTTATTCCTTAAAAATGAGTGCACAATCATCTCCTATCGGTATCTGGGTTACCATTGATGACGAAACGGGCAAGGAAAAGTCACATGTAGAAATCTATGAAAGAGATGGGAAGTTATTTGGAAAAATTATAAAACTGCTGCTCAAGCCTAATAACAGTGTATGCGAAGTCTGCGATGGTGACCGTAAGAACAAGCCACTGGTAGGAATGGTAATCATTTATAATATGAAAAAGCACGGAGACAAATGGGATGGCGGTAAGATATACAAAGCAGATTCGGGCAAAGAATACAATGGTTTTCTCAAAATGAATGGTCCTGATAAACTGATAGTGACTGGAAAGGTCTTATTTATCACCAAATCTCAAACATGGAGAAGGTTAAAATAATATGCCATCCAAACTTTTTATTGACTCTATCTTCCGTCTATTGTCCAAAATTAAAATTCAATA
Coding sequences within:
- a CDS encoding DUF2147 domain-containing protein, with product MSAQSSPIGIWVTIDDETGKEKSHVEIYERDGKLFGKIIKLLLKPNNSVCEVCDGDRKNKPLVGMVIIYNMKKHGDKWDGGKIYKADSGKEYNGFLKMNGPDKLIVTGKVLFITKSQTWRRLK
- the surE gene encoding 5'/3'-nucleotidase SurE, with product MIHKIISDPNRPLILITNDDSIYSKGIRSLIDAVKDLGQVVVVAPSLPQSGMGHAVTLKEPIRLTPIQRFDGILGSFACSGTPVDSVKIARDVILDRKPDICLSGINHGSNSSINIIYSGTMSAAVEAAIEEIPSIGFSLCDHDLDADFEVAKSVARKLTIQMLEHPMTKPSLLNVNIPKVKAENLKGYRVCRQAQAKWVEEFEERKDPRGGHYYWLTGRFVNFDEGHDTDEWALANDYVSIVPIQFDLTNYHNINYIHNNWELN